A stretch of the Equus caballus isolate H_3958 breed thoroughbred chromosome X, TB-T2T, whole genome shotgun sequence genome encodes the following:
- the TBX22 gene encoding T-box transcription factor TBX22 isoform X2 → MVCTCPLGGRRLQRKGRLDSTGLWLQFDLLLSFCLFKEKNIRIYKNYTQFFSLNIHPEIIFLFWGLFRFFSFACLLRPLYLSLPNPSQVETLQCAFPSPPPGMALSSRANAFSVEALVGRPSKRKLQDPREEAQLELLEKEGGEEEERRSGAEGKTCEQPEKRPKTEPSATAFSSCGGGSGDRSSGECLEEKDAIQVELQGSELWKRFHDIGTEMIITKAGRRMFPSLRVKVKGLDPGKQYFVAIDVVPVDSKRYRYVYHSSQWMVAGNTDHSCITPRFYIHPDSPCSGETWMRQIISFDRVKLTNNEMDDKGHIILQSMHKYKPRVHVMEQDSRIDLSRIQSLPAEGVKTFTFKETEFTTVTAYQNQQITKLKIDRNPFAKGFRDPGRNRGVLDGLLETYPWRPSLTLDFKTFGADTQSGSSGSSPVTSSGGAPSPLNSLLSPPCSPPTFHLPTSSLGMPCPEVYLQDINLPLCYKICPTNFWRQQHLVLPAPERLASSNSSQCLAPLMMEVPMLSSLGVTNSKSDSSADFSGQCLQAPNSANQMLYGLQAPGNILSPYPIAQEAIGCSFHPSYGFYRYNFSMPSRLINADNQLKVNDNRQVSFREGKCSHGHWYPTINHCL, encoded by the exons ATGGTCTGCACATGTCCACTGGGAGGAAGGAGACTGCAAAGGAAAGGACGACTAGACTCCACAGGACTTTGGCTCCAGTTTGatcttctcctttcattctgtctattcaaagaaaaaaatatacgtatatataaaaattatacacaattcttttctttgaatatacatccagaaattatttttctgttttggggACTTTTCCGCTTTTTCTCCTTTGCCTGTCTTCTGCGCCCTCTTTACCTCTCCCTCCCTAACCCATCTCAGGTTGAAACTTTGCAGTGCGCATTCCCTTCGCCCCCTCCAGGAATGGCTCTGAGCTCTCGGGCGAATGCCTTCTCCGTGGAAGCTTTGGTGGGGAGACCCAGCAAAAGAAAACTGCAAGACCCAAGAGAGGAGGCGCAGCTTGAGCTGCTGGAGAAAGAGGgcggagaggaggaggagagaaggagcgGCGCCGAAGGGAAGACATGCGAGCAGCCGG AAAAACGACCCAAGACAGAGCCCTCTGCAACTGCTTTCTCATCCTGTGGAGGCGGCAGCGGCGATCGCAGTAGCGGCGAATGCCTGGAAGAGAAAGATGCTATCCAAGTGGAGCTTCAAGGATCCGAGCTGTGGAAGAGATTCCATGACATTGGGACTGAGATGATCATTACCAAGGCCGGCAG GAGGATGTTCCCCTCTCTTAGGGTCAAGGTGAAAGGACTGGACCCGGGAAAGCAGTACTTCGTGGCCATTGATGTGGTGCCAGTGGATTCCAAACGTTATAG GTACGTGTACCACAGCTCACAGTGGATGGTAGCCGGGAATACGGACCATTCCTGCATCACTCCTAGGTTCTATATTCACCCGGACTCACCCTGCTCAGGAGAGACCTGGATGCGGCAGATCATCAGCTTCGATCGCGTGAAACTCACCAACAACGAGATGGACGACAAAGGTCAT ATCATTCTGCAATCCATGCACAAGTATAAGCCCCGTGTGCACGTGATGGAACAGGACAGCAGGATTGACCTGTCCCGGATTCAGTCCCTGCCCGCTGAAGGGGTTAAAACGTtcacttttaaagaaactgagttCACCACTGTGACAGCTTACCAAAACCAGCAG ATTACCAAACTGAAAATAGACAGGAATCCTTTTGCTAAAGGATTTAGGGATCCTGGAAGAAACAG GGGTGTATTGGATGGGCTTTTAGAGACCTACCCATGGAGGCCTTCTCTCACTCtggattttaaaacttttggtgcagacacacaaa GTGGAAGCAGTGGCTCATCTCCAGTGACCTCTAGTGGAGGGGCTCCCTCTCCTTTGAACTCCTTGCTTTCTCCACCTTGCTCCCCACCTACGTTTCACTTACCTACAAGCTCCCTTGGAATGCCCTGTCCGGAGGTGTACCTGCAGGATATCAACCTGCCCCTTTGCTACAAGATTTGCCCAACTAATTTTTGGCGACAGCAGCATCTTGTCTTGCCTGCTCCTGAAAGGCTAGCAAGCAGCAACAGTTCTCAGTGTTTAGCCCCACTCATGATGGAAGTTCCCATGTTATCTTCCCTGGGGGTCACCAATTCAAAAAGTGATTCTTCTGCAGACTTCAGTGGGCAGTGTCTACAAGCACCTAATTCTGCCAATCAAATGTTGTATGGATTACAGGCACCTGGAAATATTTTATCACCATATCCCATTGCTCAGGAAGCAATTGGTtgttctttccatccttcctatGGCTTTTATAGGTACAACTTCTCCATGCCATCTAGACTGATAAATGCTGACAACCAACTCAAAGTGAATGACAACCGTCAAGTTTCTTTTAGAGAAGGCAAATGCAGTCATGGTCATTGGTATCCAACAATTAATCATTGTCTTTAA
- the TBX22 gene encoding T-box transcription factor TBX22 isoform X1, whose amino-acid sequence MVCTCPLGGRRLQRKGRLDSTGLWLQFDLLLSFCLFKEKNIRIYKNYTQFFSLNIHPEIIFLFWGLFRFFSFACLLRPLYLSLPNPSQVETLQCAFPSPPPGMALSSRANAFSVEALVGRPSKRKLQDPREEAQLELLEKEGGEEEERRSGAEGKTCEQPAEKRPKTEPSATAFSSCGGGSGDRSSGECLEEKDAIQVELQGSELWKRFHDIGTEMIITKAGRRMFPSLRVKVKGLDPGKQYFVAIDVVPVDSKRYRYVYHSSQWMVAGNTDHSCITPRFYIHPDSPCSGETWMRQIISFDRVKLTNNEMDDKGHIILQSMHKYKPRVHVMEQDSRIDLSRIQSLPAEGVKTFTFKETEFTTVTAYQNQQITKLKIDRNPFAKGFRDPGRNRGVLDGLLETYPWRPSLTLDFKTFGADTQSGSSGSSPVTSSGGAPSPLNSLLSPPCSPPTFHLPTSSLGMPCPEVYLQDINLPLCYKICPTNFWRQQHLVLPAPERLASSNSSQCLAPLMMEVPMLSSLGVTNSKSDSSADFSGQCLQAPNSANQMLYGLQAPGNILSPYPIAQEAIGCSFHPSYGFYRYNFSMPSRLINADNQLKVNDNRQVSFREGKCSHGHWYPTINHCL is encoded by the exons ATGGTCTGCACATGTCCACTGGGAGGAAGGAGACTGCAAAGGAAAGGACGACTAGACTCCACAGGACTTTGGCTCCAGTTTGatcttctcctttcattctgtctattcaaagaaaaaaatatacgtatatataaaaattatacacaattcttttctttgaatatacatccagaaattatttttctgttttggggACTTTTCCGCTTTTTCTCCTTTGCCTGTCTTCTGCGCCCTCTTTACCTCTCCCTCCCTAACCCATCTCAGGTTGAAACTTTGCAGTGCGCATTCCCTTCGCCCCCTCCAGGAATGGCTCTGAGCTCTCGGGCGAATGCCTTCTCCGTGGAAGCTTTGGTGGGGAGACCCAGCAAAAGAAAACTGCAAGACCCAAGAGAGGAGGCGCAGCTTGAGCTGCTGGAGAAAGAGGgcggagaggaggaggagagaaggagcgGCGCCGAAGGGAAGACATGCGAGCAGCCGG CAGAAAAACGACCCAAGACAGAGCCCTCTGCAACTGCTTTCTCATCCTGTGGAGGCGGCAGCGGCGATCGCAGTAGCGGCGAATGCCTGGAAGAGAAAGATGCTATCCAAGTGGAGCTTCAAGGATCCGAGCTGTGGAAGAGATTCCATGACATTGGGACTGAGATGATCATTACCAAGGCCGGCAG GAGGATGTTCCCCTCTCTTAGGGTCAAGGTGAAAGGACTGGACCCGGGAAAGCAGTACTTCGTGGCCATTGATGTGGTGCCAGTGGATTCCAAACGTTATAG GTACGTGTACCACAGCTCACAGTGGATGGTAGCCGGGAATACGGACCATTCCTGCATCACTCCTAGGTTCTATATTCACCCGGACTCACCCTGCTCAGGAGAGACCTGGATGCGGCAGATCATCAGCTTCGATCGCGTGAAACTCACCAACAACGAGATGGACGACAAAGGTCAT ATCATTCTGCAATCCATGCACAAGTATAAGCCCCGTGTGCACGTGATGGAACAGGACAGCAGGATTGACCTGTCCCGGATTCAGTCCCTGCCCGCTGAAGGGGTTAAAACGTtcacttttaaagaaactgagttCACCACTGTGACAGCTTACCAAAACCAGCAG ATTACCAAACTGAAAATAGACAGGAATCCTTTTGCTAAAGGATTTAGGGATCCTGGAAGAAACAG GGGTGTATTGGATGGGCTTTTAGAGACCTACCCATGGAGGCCTTCTCTCACTCtggattttaaaacttttggtgcagacacacaaa GTGGAAGCAGTGGCTCATCTCCAGTGACCTCTAGTGGAGGGGCTCCCTCTCCTTTGAACTCCTTGCTTTCTCCACCTTGCTCCCCACCTACGTTTCACTTACCTACAAGCTCCCTTGGAATGCCCTGTCCGGAGGTGTACCTGCAGGATATCAACCTGCCCCTTTGCTACAAGATTTGCCCAACTAATTTTTGGCGACAGCAGCATCTTGTCTTGCCTGCTCCTGAAAGGCTAGCAAGCAGCAACAGTTCTCAGTGTTTAGCCCCACTCATGATGGAAGTTCCCATGTTATCTTCCCTGGGGGTCACCAATTCAAAAAGTGATTCTTCTGCAGACTTCAGTGGGCAGTGTCTACAAGCACCTAATTCTGCCAATCAAATGTTGTATGGATTACAGGCACCTGGAAATATTTTATCACCATATCCCATTGCTCAGGAAGCAATTGGTtgttctttccatccttcctatGGCTTTTATAGGTACAACTTCTCCATGCCATCTAGACTGATAAATGCTGACAACCAACTCAAAGTGAATGACAACCGTCAAGTTTCTTTTAGAGAAGGCAAATGCAGTCATGGTCATTGGTATCCAACAATTAATCATTGTCTTTAA